The Leishmania mexicana MHOM/GT/2001/U1103 complete genome, chromosome 32 genome has a window encoding:
- a CDS encoding putative map kinase, whose protein sequence is MPATKSLAELQAEVCRLDDRYLLERVIGAGSYGVVIRARDTKSDNRLVAMKRVNKEIFEEVILAKRILREIKLLSHFNDDNIIGLRNILTPEDPENFDHFYIVMDIMETDLKQVLRSGQELTEAHIQFFIYQALRALHIIHSAGVIHRDITPANILVNTNCDLKICDFGLAKEENDQGEYMTDYVTMRWYRAPELVMEDKDYSAQIDVWGIGCILGELLGSRPLFQGKDRVNQLDKIVDVIGTPSEEDINSVGSSAAQKYLKKKSHRPQADWRQRYPKASSEALDLLRRMLVFNPKRRITVLQAMRHPFLVQLHDDADDNISYTLFRFDENEQKTIVDVKRAIYQESVKFHNEHPSSMRATTMYSAFNTPSVAAPSVATEGEGRSAQQTIEKNIPENAGDGNFDRDQV, encoded by the coding sequence ATGCCGGCCACCAAGTCACtagcggagctgcaggcagAGGTCTGCCGCCTGGATGACCGCTACCTGCTGGAGCGCGTCATCGGCGCCGGGTCCTATGGTGTTGTGATTCGCGCGCGTGACACCAAGAGCGACAACCGCCTCGTCGCCATGAAGCGCGTGAACAAGGAAATCTTTGAGGAGGTTATTCTGGCGAAGCGCATTCTGCGCGAGATCAAGCTGCTGTCGCACTTCAATGACGACAACATCATTGGCCTGCGCAACATCCTCACCCCGGAGGACCCAGAGAACTTTGACCACTTCTACATCGTAATGGATATTATGGAAACCGACCTgaagcaggtgctgcgcagtGGGCAGGAGCTGACGGAGGCGCACATTCAGTTCTTCATCTACCAGGcactgcgtgcgctgcacaTTATTCACAGCGCCGGCGTCATCCACCGCGATATTACGCCGGCGAACATTCTGGTGAACACGAACTGCGACTTGAAGATTTGTGACTTCGGCCTGGCGAAGGAGGAAAACGATCAAGGCGAGTACATGACGGACTACGTGACAATGCGCTGGTACCGTGCGCCGGAGTTGGTGATGGAGGACAAGGATTACTCGGCGCAGATTGATGTGTGGGGCATCGGCTGCATCCTCGGCGAGCTACTCGGCTCTCGGCCGCTCTTCCAGGGGAAAGACCGGGTGAACCAGTTGGACAAGATAGTCGATGTGATCGGTACGCCGTCTGAGGAGGACATCAACTCCGTAGGATCGTCTGCTGCGCAGAAGTACCTCAAGAAGAAGAGTCACCGACCGCAAGCTgactggcggcagcgctacCCAAAGGCGTCTTCGGAGGCGCtcgacctgctgcgccgcatgcTGGTCTTCAACCCGAAGCGGCGAAtcacggtgctgcaggcgatGCGTCACCCGTtcctggtgcagctgcacgacgACGCAGATGATAACATCAGCTACACTCTCTTCCGCTTTGACGAGAACGAGCAAAAGACGATAGTGGATGTGAAGCGCGCCATCTACCAAGAGAGTGTCAAGTTTCACAATGAGCATCCATCCTCGATGCGGGCAACGACCATGTACAGCGCCTTCAACACCCCCAGCGTGGCCGCACCGAGCGTGGCaacagagggcgagggcCGCTCGGCGCAGCAGACGATTGAGAAGAACATCCCAGAGAACGCGGGAGACGGCAATTTTGACCGTGATCAGGTCTGA